A genomic window from bacterium includes:
- a CDS encoding radical SAM protein — translation MTYVPLKMVETHSRPRPVVHQSSSVAEHEMRLWSFARFPKENPKILLLEPFYPAEAAWGSAKVEQGFLPPLGTISIYRWLREKGYEVDFIDTQFGDYTEASLRELLREGKYHLVGIPVFTPTAGHSFNTVRMVRQALPDAVIVLGGVHVTSLSVESLEECPEADFVIRREGEITLTELIETLSRGETDFSRIEGLTWWRDSESIVMNPDRALLPELDELPFGMFGDLDLARYVPHPTQYVRLPNYPFVTQRGCPYPCTYCEAHVTLGKKLRLFSPQRVIEELKFLKYEKGARGIYFQDSTFTMNRKYIVELFELMIGEGLNDMYWSCNTRTDRVDPDLLALMYESGCRMILYGIESANLESLKIIKKNITPEAQEQAGKWT, via the coding sequence ATGACATACGTTCCTCTCAAGATGGTCGAAACGCACAGCAGACCCAGACCGGTCGTGCACCAATCCAGCTCGGTCGCCGAGCACGAGATGCGTCTTTGGTCCTTCGCGCGCTTTCCGAAAGAGAACCCGAAGATCCTCCTTCTCGAGCCGTTCTATCCCGCCGAGGCCGCGTGGGGGAGTGCCAAGGTCGAGCAGGGGTTTTTGCCGCCCTTGGGCACGATCTCGATTTATCGGTGGCTCAGAGAAAAGGGCTACGAGGTCGATTTCATCGATACGCAATTCGGCGATTATACCGAGGCGTCATTACGGGAGTTGCTGAGAGAAGGGAAATATCATCTCGTCGGCATTCCGGTGTTCACGCCGACCGCCGGCCATTCCTTCAACACGGTGCGTATGGTCCGGCAAGCCCTGCCAGACGCCGTGATCGTGTTGGGGGGAGTGCATGTCACCTCCCTTTCCGTGGAAAGTCTCGAGGAGTGCCCCGAGGCGGATTTTGTCATCCGCCGGGAGGGGGAAATCACGCTGACCGAACTAATCGAAACACTCTCGCGCGGGGAAACCGACTTCTCCCGCATCGAGGGGTTGACCTGGTGGCGGGACAGTGAATCCATTGTCATGAACCCGGATCGCGCACTTCTTCCGGAATTGGACGAACTGCCTTTTGGCATGTTCGGAGATCTCGATTTGGCCCGGTATGTCCCTCATCCGACCCAATATGTTCGTCTTCCGAACTATCCATTCGTCACGCAACGCGGCTGTCCCTACCCCTGCACCTATTGCGAGGCGCATGTGACGCTTGGCAAGAAGCTGCGACTGTTTAGCCCGCAGCGTGTTATTGAAGAACTGAAATTCTTGAAGTACGAAAAGGGCGCGAGGGGCATCTACTTCCAGGATTCCACATTCACCATGAACCGGAAGTACATTGTTGAACTCTTCGAACTGATGATCGGGGAAGGCCTGAACGACATGTATTGGTCCTGCAACACGCGCACGGACCGCGTGGATCCCGACCTTCTGGCTCTAATGTACGAATCCGGTTGCCGCATGATTCTCTATGGAATAGAGTCGGCGAATCTTGAGTCGTTGAAAATTATCAAAAAAAACATTACGCCTGAGGCGCAGGAACAGGCGGGGAAGTGGACGCA